In Chryseobacterium scophthalmum, the genomic stretch GCAGATGAAAAATACAGCAGACTGAGTGATCTGACAATATCGTTCACTGATAAAAAAGAATATACTTCAGAGCTATGGAACCTTCTTTCAGAAATTAAATATCTTCGAATTCCATTACACATAGAACTTTTTAACTGGATTAAGGTAGCTGAAAAAATTGCAATCATCAAGCAGAATGTAGAGAGTACCTATGATCTGGATTTTGTCTGGGGTATTAATGAACTTATTGAGACAATTGAAGAAAAAGAATCTCTTTCTGAACTTGATGATTCCTTGAATATCCAAGGTCACGTATGGTTGAACCGATTTTATTCTTTGGTCGTTAAAATAAAGGGACAGTTTCCACTAGGTAACAGGATATCATTAAACCAAAAAGATAATTTCAGAAAAGCCGAAGGTATTAGTTGGGATATATCCAAAGATGACGAACTTGTTGCTATTTCGGATCTAATTGAACTTAATTTTGGGGAACGATTATTTTCGAGACACATTATTGAATTCAGCATTAGTAGTGTGGAACGGTTCTCGATTCAGAATGCGATATCTGAGCTGAAATCAGAATTAAATGATTTAACCGAAACAGCATTAGTAAATATAAAAAACCAAGAAGCAAGTGCAAGATTACTGAAATGGCTTATCGTAAAAGGACATAAAGATATTATTAAAGACCTTAAAGTACTGACAGGAGCAAATAAGAAGAATGAGGAAAGTTTTGGATATGACCATTTCCCAAAGACAGATCATCTTTTGTTGACTCCCAAAGTTTACTTTGAAGCCGAATTTCCATTGTACGCTAATCTCGTCAGGGATAAAGATTGTCTAAATGAGGTATATAATATTTTTTTAGAAACAGAAGATTATGCTTATCTAAACAACAATGGGTTTGTACATTTGACTCCAATAGTCATAAAAACTGAGAATGCAACGGTTAAGTTGTTAGAGCATCTTCTAGTACATGAAAATGATCTGAATTTATTGCGAGATGCGGACGGACAGCTTAAATACAAATTTGAAGTGTCTTTTTCAGATTTCGCATATCTAACTACCTCTGATGGGCATATCTATGGTCGTAACACGACGCAGAAGTCAAGTCTAGAACGACTTAAATTTATGCTGACAGAAGCAGTAGATAAAGATGGACTGTTTGATGAAGATAAACAAAAAATTACGCTGGAAGGATTAGAAAACCCTATCTATTTAAGGCAAAGCCTTTGGGTATACCGAGCACGCGGTCTAAACTGGATTAATGTAAAGACACAAAGTGAAGGAAGCGAAGCAAAGTTTGTAAGTGAAACTCCTTCCTCAAAGAATCTCTCCGAACTCCTAAAAAATGATGATGGATTGATAAAGACCATACGTGGTGCCAGACAGCAGAGCTTTCTGAATAAATTGGGCGTGGGTGTATCTGATCTAATACGCAACACGCTTCCTTCCGATGAACTCCGTTTAAGCTGGGATAAAGCCATTACAAATATGATTACAAGTGATGCAGATCCTGAATTGGTTCAGGAGATTTTTAATGATCCAGGAATAAAGAAAGAATATGAAAGAAGGCTAAATGAGAGGAAATTAATTGGCAGAAACCAGTCTATAGGCAAATTGATCGAAATACTTTTCAAGGAGTACATAGATGATCTGCGGTCAAAAGGAGCTTCCCTAAATATAGATAGAAGACCTTTCGGTAGTGATTATATACTCACTGAGGAATCATCTGATCTTGTCAATGCAAACGGTGAACGTGAAGGTTTCAAAATCAATGACTGGTTGATAGAACTGAAAGCTACAGGAAGAGAATATGCGGCTATGACTCCTTTACAAGCACAAAAAGCAACAGAA encodes the following:
- a CDS encoding sacsin N-terminal ATP-binding-like domain-containing protein, which translates into the protein MIEKEFVQQRRKEIAEIRHADSVYRDIQAREEEREEYEKRWFWELLQNAKDSIEENQSIRVKIEITDKQISFSHTGNPFELDDILSLIIQGSSKNNKEGKTGRFGTGFMTTYLLSKRVHIIGKLTENQGCFSFLLNRDATDNDHFYRLQLDSNEEFDNSIREESYLDKGEFQTLFTYELDSKGKETAKIGLLCLDELIPITQLFNEQIESVTVTENGTTKTFSKILLDTHEEVGIAEWQINTVVDNIECVSLKAYIQKDNNFEACIITQLQEDKEFIFPLTPNYPRLYYTFPLIGTEEIGIPIIINSTNFDPRVERDGIYLKKVSEEGSESSNKEIINKALTKSMLSFANLFKSKNIKGLYELFSFDLSKDLKWIDHKWFTDVKEKAIELLASEEFIHYNGADEKYSRLSDLTISFTDKKEYTSELWNLLSEIKYLRIPLHIELFNWIKVAEKIAIIKQNVESTYDLDFVWGINELIETIEEKESLSELDDSLNIQGHVWLNRFYSLVVKIKGQFPLGNRISLNQKDNFRKAEGISWDISKDDELVAISDLIELNFGERLFSRHIIEFSISSVERFSIQNAISELKSELNDLTETALVNIKNQEASARLLKWLIVKGHKDIIKDLKVLTGANKKNEESFGYDHFPKTDHLLLTPKVYFEAEFPLYANLVRDKDCLNEVYNIFLETEDYAYLNNNGFVHLTPIVIKTENATVKLLEHLLVHENDLNLLRDADGQLKYKFEVSFSDFAYLTTSDGHIYGRNTTQKSSLERLKFMLTEAVDKDGLFDEDKQKITLEGLENPIYLRQSLWVYRARGLNWINVKTQSEGSEAKFVSETPSSKNLSELLKNDDGLIKTIRGARQQSFLNKLGVGVSDLIRNTLPSDELRLSWDKAITNMITSDADPELVQEIFNDPGIKKEYERRLNERKLIGRNQSIGKLIEILFKEYIDDLRSKGASLNIDRRPFGSDYILTEESSDLVNANGEREGFKINDWLIELKATGREYAAMTPLQAQKATEEKDNYALVVVPLNGADPDVEYLRQHAKVISNIGYRINNIYPDYNEVEIRKSDLNSGKDGISVNIEDQNIRFNVNSEIWVSEETNIEGFIKLIFKGITD